The Pirellulales bacterium genome includes a region encoding these proteins:
- a CDS encoding transposase → MAIGVNLDGHKKLLVLWLGENEDTKFWLA, encoded by the coding sequence GTGGCCATTGGCGTGAATCTCGATGGCCACAAGAAGTTGTTGGTCTTGTGGCTGGGCGAGAACGAAGACACCAAGTTCTGGCTGGCGTGA
- a CDS encoding response regulator: MKVFTTGQVAKICKVAPRTVSKWFDSGRLRGYRIPGSQDRRIPREYLIKFLKEHGMPLGELEDEAMAKVLVVGQDQVLIENLKRNLPIDKSFKVSTAASGFEAGIQAESFHPDCIVVDFSIGRVEALQICQNLRRNPHYGEVILIALLPDDGNSISFDRSTINETFKKPFDVALLAERLKTLIGARKELV; encoded by the coding sequence ATGAAGGTTTTTACAACCGGTCAGGTGGCCAAGATCTGTAAAGTGGCCCCGCGCACGGTCAGCAAGTGGTTCGACTCCGGACGCCTCCGAGGCTACCGGATTCCTGGTTCGCAAGACCGCCGTATTCCCCGCGAATACTTGATCAAGTTCCTCAAAGAGCACGGCATGCCCCTGGGCGAATTGGAAGACGAGGCCATGGCGAAAGTCCTGGTCGTCGGCCAAGATCAAGTGCTCATCGAAAATCTGAAACGTAACCTGCCGATCGACAAGTCTTTCAAGGTTTCAACGGCCGCCAGTGGTTTTGAAGCTGGCATTCAAGCCGAAAGTTTTCATCCCGATTGCATCGTAGTCGATTTCTCGATCGGTCGCGTTGAAGCGCTGCAAATTTGCCAGAATCTCCGCCGCAACCCACATTACGGCGAAGTGATTCTGATTGCTTTGTTGCCCGACGACGGCAACTCGATCAGTTTTGACCGCTCGACAATCAATGAGACCTTCAAGAAGCCGTTCGACGTGGCCTTGCTTGCCGAACGCTTGAAGACCCTGATTGGCGCCCGTAAAGAATTGGTCTAA
- a CDS encoding transposase, which translates to MNGYAILTIATPRDRAGTFEPQLIGKYQRRMPDFDNKSLSLYAKGMATRDTR; encoded by the coding sequence GTGAACGGTTACGCGATTTTAACTATCGCCACGCCGCGTGATCGCGCGGGCACGTTCGAGCCGCAATTGATCGGCAAGTACCAGCGGCGCATGCCGGACTTCGATAACAAGAGCTTATCGCTGTACGCCAAAGGCATGGCCACACGCGACACTAGGTGA
- a CDS encoding TlpA family protein disulfide reductase yields the protein MSIRWFIALSASMMVCTTLLAADAPKVQQDNATNPPAENAADSLADQVQQIETEVSEQMRKTQAAQINWMMLQRKLSNYQSESAKKLEDSIVAHPDDPAVMDAVLLLIEKLRSPISDELLERISKSVLSSPKAGELCLRLAMPKSEMAGQVNFLKQIAEKHEDEQVRGMATFALGSYYRQLAANNSDDESKQAPLLAEAEKYLAKVKSDFASIAAVPYQQSTIGEKAHSELLRVQNMANVKIGKLAPEIDGLDIDGNPLKLSDSRGKVTVLVFWGAWCGPCMAMVEHEKELVERMKGKPFALVSVDCRDTKEKAQETRKAKGMTWPCWWDGNNAEGTIRATYNVPHYPYILVLDAKGVIRYIFINRNGPEELEREIDKVMEEMNSNKISQR from the coding sequence ATGTCGATCCGATGGTTCATTGCTTTGAGCGCCAGCATGATGGTATGCACAACATTGCTGGCAGCCGATGCACCCAAAGTGCAGCAGGACAACGCTACCAATCCACCTGCCGAAAACGCCGCCGATTCGCTAGCCGACCAAGTTCAGCAGATTGAGACGGAAGTTTCCGAGCAGATGCGAAAAACGCAGGCTGCACAAATCAACTGGATGATGCTGCAGCGAAAACTGTCGAACTATCAAAGCGAGAGCGCAAAAAAGTTGGAAGATTCAATTGTCGCACATCCTGACGATCCCGCGGTCATGGATGCGGTCTTGCTATTGATCGAGAAGCTGCGTTCGCCGATCAGCGACGAATTGCTGGAAAGAATCTCGAAGAGCGTCCTGAGCAGTCCCAAGGCTGGCGAGTTATGTTTGCGGCTGGCGATGCCCAAGTCCGAGATGGCCGGCCAGGTGAACTTCCTCAAGCAAATCGCGGAGAAACACGAAGACGAGCAGGTGCGCGGTATGGCGACTTTTGCACTTGGTTCATATTATCGCCAACTGGCCGCAAACAACAGCGACGACGAATCGAAACAAGCGCCGTTGCTAGCCGAAGCGGAGAAGTATCTAGCCAAAGTAAAGTCCGACTTTGCGAGCATCGCGGCGGTGCCGTATCAGCAGTCCACGATCGGGGAAAAGGCCCATTCGGAATTACTTCGAGTCCAAAACATGGCCAATGTGAAAATTGGCAAGCTAGCGCCGGAAATCGACGGGTTGGATATCGATGGCAATCCGCTGAAGCTAAGCGACAGCCGCGGCAAAGTTACCGTTTTGGTGTTCTGGGGCGCTTGGTGTGGACCGTGCATGGCAATGGTAGAACACGAAAAAGAACTCGTCGAGCGGATGAAAGGAAAGCCATTTGCACTGGTCAGCGTCGACTGCCGCGATACGAAAGAAAAGGCTCAAGAAACTCGAAAGGCCAAGGGAATGACCTGGCCGTGCTGGTGGGACGGTAACAATGCGGAAGGAACGATTCGCGCTACCTATAACGTACCGCACTATCCATATATTCTCGTACTGGACGCCAAAGGCGTCATTCGCTACATCTTCATCAACCGAAACGGACCTGAGGAGCTAGAGCGCGAAATCGACAAGGTGATGGAGGAGATGAACTCCAATAAGATTTCGCAGCGATAA